A window from Kovacikia minuta CCNUW1 encodes these proteins:
- a CDS encoding cytotoxic translational repressor of toxin-antitoxin stability system — protein sequence MHSTTSTSQKKCTLMGLEVRYERSFLVDLKRLEQAARKPVQTFVFEDFFTLNQLHDLPEFRPLGSSGILYRFSFENCLISLEIMGQIVKFLRVLPKSDMKG from the coding sequence ATGCACAGCACCACCAGCACATCTCAGAAAAAATGCACTTTGATGGGGCTAGAAGTTCGCTATGAACGCTCCTTCCTGGTTGATCTCAAACGTCTGGAACAAGCGGCAAGAAAGCCCGTTCAGACCTTTGTTTTCGAGGATTTTTTCACGCTGAATCAACTTCACGATTTGCCAGAGTTTCGCCCGTTAGGCTCTAGCGGCATCCTCTATCGCTTTTCGTTCGAGAATTGCCTGATTAGCCTGGAAATCATGGGTCAAATTGTCAAGTTTCTGCGGGTGTTGCCCAAATCAGATATGAAAGGGTGA
- a CDS encoding sirohydrochlorin chelatase has product MQPLSAYLLVYHGSSDPRPQAAAQAIAHFFSERICHIDTELPLSIQNPKLTQNSKLKTQNSSSHRTPLISVAALEGDPLPLHQQICKLGQSLQLAASNHDIPEPGWLLVLPLFLLSGVHVMEDIPAEVAQAQTALGQGVDVKIMPHLGSHGGLYRLIAERLSALPVEASILLSHGSRRPGANQRIEALAERLGAIPAYWSVPPNLESRLQELMDLGFKKIAILPYFLFSGSTTDAIAQTCDRLSHQFPTLDIHLFPPLEAYPELADLLVDLAVEKSFKF; this is encoded by the coding sequence TTGCAACCTCTCTCCGCCTATCTGCTGGTCTACCACGGTAGTAGTGACCCCCGCCCTCAAGCGGCGGCACAGGCGATCGCACACTTCTTTTCCGAAAGAATTTGTCACATTGATACCGAACTCCCCCTTTCGATTCAAAATCCAAAATTAACTCAAAACTCAAAACTTAAAACTCAAAACTCTTCCTCCCACCGCACTCCTCTAATTAGTGTTGCCGCCCTGGAGGGAGACCCATTACCGCTCCATCAACAGATTTGCAAACTAGGTCAATCGCTACAGTTGGCAGCTTCCAATCATGATATTCCTGAACCAGGATGGTTGCTGGTGCTACCCCTGTTCTTATTGTCTGGTGTGCATGTGATGGAAGATATTCCAGCCGAAGTTGCCCAGGCTCAAACAGCTTTGGGACAAGGGGTTGATGTCAAAATCATGCCTCATCTCGGTTCCCACGGGGGTCTCTATCGGTTGATTGCCGAGCGCCTGTCTGCCCTCCCCGTTGAAGCCTCGATTTTGCTCTCCCACGGGAGCCGTCGTCCCGGTGCCAATCAACGGATTGAAGCGTTGGCAGAACGTCTGGGAGCGATCCCGGCTTACTGGTCTGTTCCTCCCAATTTAGAGTCGCGCTTGCAAGAGTTGATGGATTTGGGTTTCAAAAAGATTGCGATTCTGCCCTACTTTCTGTTTAGTGGTAGCACAACCGACGCGATCGCTCAAACCTGCGATCGACTTTCCCATCAGTTCCCCACCCTGGATATACATCTCTTCCCTCCCCTGGAAGCCTACCCCGAACTGGCAGATTTGCTGGTTGACCTGGCAGTGGAAAAGAGTTTTAAGTTTTGA
- a CDS encoding branched-chain amino acid ABC transporter permease, whose translation MSSLQSGMGSYLVSLVIFTAIYAIFGLGLNLQWGFTGLINFGHVAFMTVGAYATVLLTVQGVPLVLAALMGAVLAAVLGLLIGFSTLRLREDYLAIVTIGVSEVIRLIALNEEWLTKGAFGIQRFALPLENFRPTLFSRLVMIALLTAIAAIAYWQLWQWGRQRREKQSGIPWFRDWPLLLTGVCAALGLWLYGVCAISLYNFADNPPRNGLMLVSVIVLALVFWRLEVVGEIALGSSFEVNPRR comes from the coding sequence GTGTCGTCTTTGCAATCTGGCATGGGCAGTTATCTCGTTTCTCTCGTTATTTTTACGGCTATCTATGCCATTTTCGGTTTAGGGCTTAATTTGCAGTGGGGGTTTACAGGTCTGATTAATTTTGGACATGTGGCTTTTATGACGGTTGGTGCCTACGCCACAGTTCTACTGACCGTTCAAGGAGTGCCTCTGGTTCTGGCAGCACTCATGGGTGCAGTCCTGGCGGCTGTTTTGGGGCTGTTGATTGGCTTTTCGACCCTGCGGTTACGAGAAGATTATCTGGCAATTGTGACGATCGGGGTTTCAGAGGTCATTCGCCTGATCGCATTAAACGAAGAATGGCTAACCAAGGGAGCATTTGGCATTCAGCGGTTTGCCTTACCCCTCGAAAATTTTCGCCCGACCCTGTTCAGTCGATTGGTCATGATTGCGCTGCTGACGGCGATCGCGGCAATCGCCTACTGGCAACTGTGGCAATGGGGGCGGCAGCGGCGAGAGAAACAATCAGGGATACCCTGGTTCCGCGATTGGCCCCTGCTTCTAACGGGGGTTTGTGCTGCTCTGGGACTGTGGCTCTATGGGGTGTGTGCCATTTCCCTCTACAACTTTGCCGATAATCCACCCCGTAATGGGTTAATGCTGGTGTCGGTGATTGTGCTGGCGTTGGTCTTTTGGCGGTTGGAAGTGGTTGGTGAGATCGCCCTGGGGTCGAGTTTTGAAGTCAATCCGAGAAGATGA
- a CDS encoding DUF6888 family protein, translated as MLPTVEQGFACIRVCQMLSNYYRNIELFRFDARTGDIFLLAFENIQIEIARDGNWRFIDEAEF; from the coding sequence ATTTTACCGACTGTTGAACAGGGCTTCGCCTGTATTCGCGTTTGTCAAATGTTGTCCAACTATTATCGCAATATTGAGCTATTTCGCTTTGATGCTCGAACTGGGGATATTTTCCTCCTGGCATTCGAGAACATTCAAATTGAGATCGCTCGTGATGGCAATTGGAGGTTTATTGATGAAGCCGAATTTTGA
- the cobA gene encoding uroporphyrinogen-III C-methyltransferase — protein MQHSGKVYLVGAGPGDPGLMTLKGKALLECADVVVYDALVSPQILGMINPEAEKINAGKRKGMHSLPQEEISQLLIQKAQSAAIVVRLKGGDPFIFGRGGEEMEELVQAGIPVEVVPGITSGIAAPAYAGIPLTHRAHSSSVTFVTGHEGAGKYRPAIDWGAIAHGSETIVVYMGIHNLPHIVEQLELAGLSPETPIALVRWGTRPDQEELIGTLATIVHQVEACQFGAPAIAVIGRVVNLHEILAGCRPRPS, from the coding sequence ATGCAACACTCAGGCAAAGTCTACCTTGTTGGTGCAGGACCCGGTGATCCGGGTTTGATGACGCTGAAAGGAAAGGCATTGCTGGAATGTGCAGATGTGGTAGTGTACGATGCGCTGGTCAGCCCTCAAATATTGGGGATGATTAACCCTGAAGCGGAAAAAATTAATGCGGGGAAACGCAAGGGAATGCATTCCCTGCCACAGGAAGAAATTTCCCAACTGCTGATTCAGAAGGCTCAGTCAGCGGCGATCGTCGTTCGCTTGAAGGGCGGAGACCCTTTCATCTTTGGGCGGGGCGGCGAGGAGATGGAGGAGTTGGTGCAAGCTGGGATTCCGGTTGAGGTTGTGCCGGGAATTACCTCAGGAATCGCTGCTCCAGCCTACGCGGGAATTCCGCTCACCCACCGTGCCCATAGTTCTTCTGTAACCTTTGTCACTGGACATGAAGGAGCAGGAAAGTACCGCCCAGCCATCGATTGGGGAGCGATCGCCCACGGCTCTGAAACGATCGTGGTTTATATGGGAATTCACAATCTGCCCCACATTGTGGAGCAACTTGAACTTGCCGGACTTTCGCCTGAAACCCCGATCGCCCTGGTGCGCTGGGGCACCCGCCCCGATCAGGAAGAACTGATTGGAACCCTGGCAACCATTGTGCACCAGGTAGAAGCCTGTCAGTTTGGTGCGCCTGCGATCGCGGTGATTGGACGTGTTGTCAACCTGCATGAAATTCTGGCTGGGTGCCGCCCACGCCCATCCTGA
- a CDS encoding DUF29 domain-containing protein encodes MRVPETNPKPAPAPSLYEKDFHAWIQEQASLLRNQQWSQVDLPNLIEEVESLGKQQRQELRNHLGVLIGHLLKWEYQPQHRSRSWLATIRIQRLDILDLLEDNPSLQPYLEEALQKAYLKGRELAAGETELPVDSFPPECPYNLTATLNNQFYPGEPSELVNQ; translated from the coding sequence ATGCGTGTACCCGAAACAAACCCAAAGCCAGCACCTGCACCCAGCCTTTACGAAAAAGATTTTCACGCTTGGATTCAGGAGCAAGCATCCCTACTCCGCAACCAGCAGTGGAGCCAGGTTGATCTGCCCAATTTGATTGAGGAGGTCGAATCTTTGGGCAAACAGCAGCGTCAAGAATTGCGAAATCATTTGGGTGTGTTGATTGGACATTTGCTGAAATGGGAGTACCAACCACAACACCGTAGCCGCAGTTGGCTAGCAACCATCCGCATTCAACGCCTGGATATCCTTGACCTACTGGAAGATAATCCCAGCTTGCAGCCTTATCTGGAAGAAGCTTTGCAAAAAGCCTACCTGAAAGGGAGAGAACTGGCTGCTGGAGAAACGGAGCTACCTGTTGATAGCTTTCCACCTGAATGTCCCTACAATTTGACTGCCACTTTAAACAATCAATTTTATCCAGGTGAACCAAGCGAACTCGTCAATCAGTAG
- a CDS encoding DUF6887 family protein, translated as MKPNFEKMSWAELRAYVLKHREDEEAFQAFIDRRSPDSEATWYNFPMTEEGQQQMAEVFRRKLNGDL; from the coding sequence ATGAAGCCGAATTTTGAGAAGATGTCGTGGGCAGAATTGAGAGCCTATGTGCTAAAACATCGGGAAGATGAAGAGGCGTTTCAGGCATTTATCGATCGCCGCAGCCCCGATTCTGAAGCCACCTGGTACAACTTCCCAATGACCGAAGAAGGGCAGCAACAGATGGCAGAAGTGTTTCGCCGCAAACTGAACGGAGATCTGTGA
- a CDS encoding RluA family pseudouridine synthase, with amino-acid sequence MSAKIELWVEETGERLDTYLAEQLPDLSRSRIQKLIADHQVLLNGEICTTKKAQVQDGDRIQLTIPDAEQLDVQPENIPLEILYEDDHLLILNKPAGMVVHPSPGHTSGTLVNALLWHCRTESGASTLSGIGGVQRPGIVHRLDKDTSGAIAIAKTDQAHHQLQQQFQAKTARRSYVAVVYGAPAAESGTIDLPIGRHRVDRKKMAIVPEAKGGRKAVTHWQIKERLGNHTLINFELETGRTHQIRVHTAQMGHPIIGDPVYGSGRSVGVNLEGQALHAWRLRLQHPVSGEWVEAIAPIPPYFSTLVEVLRRRFAGK; translated from the coding sequence TTGTCCGCAAAGATTGAATTATGGGTGGAAGAGACGGGAGAACGGCTGGATACCTATCTGGCTGAGCAGTTGCCTGATTTATCCCGATCGCGGATTCAAAAACTGATTGCAGATCATCAAGTGCTGCTGAATGGGGAAATTTGTACCACCAAGAAAGCACAGGTGCAAGACGGCGATCGCATTCAACTCACCATTCCTGATGCTGAGCAACTGGATGTTCAACCGGAAAATATTCCCCTGGAGATTCTCTACGAAGATGATCACCTGTTGATTTTGAACAAACCAGCCGGAATGGTGGTGCATCCCTCACCAGGGCATACCAGCGGAACACTGGTGAACGCACTCCTGTGGCATTGTCGGACTGAATCGGGTGCCAGCACCCTGTCGGGTATTGGCGGCGTTCAACGTCCCGGCATTGTGCATCGATTGGATAAGGACACCAGTGGCGCGATCGCCATTGCCAAAACCGATCAGGCGCATCACCAGTTGCAACAACAATTTCAGGCAAAAACGGCTCGTCGCAGTTATGTTGCGGTTGTCTACGGTGCGCCTGCGGCTGAGAGTGGCACGATCGATCTCCCAATTGGTCGTCATCGGGTAGACCGCAAGAAAATGGCGATCGTTCCAGAGGCAAAAGGGGGACGTAAAGCCGTGACCCACTGGCAAATCAAAGAACGTCTGGGCAATCATACGCTGATCAACTTTGAGTTGGAAACCGGACGGACGCACCAGATCCGTGTTCATACAGCACAGATGGGGCATCCAATCATCGGCGATCCAGTTTACGGCTCCGGGCGTTCTGTTGGGGTCAATCTAGAAGGTCAGGCACTCCACGCCTGGCGGTTGCGGCTCCAGCATCCCGTATCCGGCGAATGGGTAGAGGCGATCGCTCCGATTCCTCCTTACTTCTCAACCCTTGTGGAAGTCCTGAGACGGCGGTTTGCGGGAAAGTAA
- a CDS encoding aldo/keto reductase: MQYRRFGRTELQMPVFSCGGMRYQYKWQDVPMWRVPRDNQTNVEACIRRSLEVGIHHIETARGYGSSEMQLGQILPKLPREKLIVQTKVAPEANSKDFRRNFEKSLSYLKLDYVDLLGLHGVNNAELLNQATRPGGCLEVARQLRAEGKVRFIGFSTHGPTHIIVQAIETDQFDYVNLHWYYIFQNNWQAIAAATRHDMGVFIISPSNKGGMLYQPPQRLVDLCAPLSPIVFNDLFCLSHPQVHTLSLGVAQPQDFDEHLKTLDLLDQADTILPPILARLEQAAIARLGEDWCKTWHVGLPSPDETPGQLNIPVILWLRNLAISYDMVDFAKMRYNLLGQADHWFPGARAEKINPEELRGCLVHSPHAEKIPDLLIETHQLLAGQTVQRLSQQ; the protein is encoded by the coding sequence ATGCAATACCGACGCTTTGGACGCACGGAACTCCAGATGCCCGTTTTCTCCTGTGGTGGGATGCGGTATCAGTATAAGTGGCAGGATGTGCCGATGTGGAGGGTACCCCGTGATAACCAGACGAATGTAGAAGCTTGCATTCGCCGATCTCTGGAAGTGGGCATTCATCACATTGAAACGGCGCGGGGGTACGGTAGCTCTGAGATGCAACTGGGGCAAATTCTGCCTAAGCTGCCCCGTGAAAAGCTGATCGTGCAGACTAAGGTAGCGCCAGAAGCGAATTCAAAGGACTTCCGGCGCAATTTTGAAAAATCCCTATCCTATCTGAAGCTGGATTATGTTGACCTGTTGGGATTGCATGGGGTAAATAATGCTGAGTTGTTGAATCAGGCAACTCGTCCAGGGGGATGCCTGGAAGTCGCGCGACAACTGCGGGCAGAGGGCAAGGTGCGATTCATTGGCTTTTCGACCCACGGCCCCACCCATATCATTGTGCAGGCGATCGAAACCGATCAGTTCGACTACGTGAATCTGCACTGGTATTACATCTTCCAAAACAACTGGCAGGCGATCGCAGCAGCCACTCGCCACGATATGGGAGTGTTTATCATCAGCCCGTCAAACAAAGGGGGCATGCTGTATCAACCCCCCCAGCGATTAGTAGATCTCTGCGCTCCGCTCAGCCCGATCGTGTTTAACGATTTGTTTTGCCTCAGTCATCCCCAGGTGCATACCCTCAGCCTGGGAGTGGCCCAGCCGCAAGACTTTGACGAACACCTGAAGACCCTTGATTTACTCGATCAGGCGGACACCATCCTGCCTCCGATTTTGGCGCGATTGGAACAAGCAGCGATCGCCCGTCTGGGTGAAGACTGGTGCAAAACCTGGCATGTCGGATTACCATCACCGGATGAAACTCCCGGTCAGCTCAATATTCCAGTCATTTTGTGGCTCAGGAATCTGGCGATCTCCTACGACATGGTGGACTTTGCCAAAATGCGCTATAACTTGCTGGGGCAAGCCGACCACTGGTTTCCTGGAGCCAGAGCCGAAAAAATCAATCCAGAGGAATTGAGGGGTTGTTTAGTTCACAGCCCCCATGCCGAAAAAATTCCCGATTTACTCATAGAAACCCATCAACTGCTAGCGGGTCAAACCGTCCAGCGACTTTCCCAGCAGTAA
- a CDS encoding PPC domain-containing protein, translating to MNHSAAARSFPFLIAFLSLLAVGARVPVASAQTRIYNPIPIAPGSTTTDKLTDKDVPTGQGGFARDYVLELKEGSQLAIDLTSDNFDSIVTLIGSDGATIAENDDGPDGSTNSLLFTRITKSGTYYIRVRAFGEVAGGNFRLKVTLLKPVAGEK from the coding sequence ATGAATCATTCTGCTGCTGCCAGGTCTTTTCCCTTTCTGATTGCTTTTCTAAGTTTGCTGGCAGTAGGCGCGAGGGTGCCCGTTGCCAGTGCCCAAACCCGAATTTATAACCCGATTCCCATCGCTCCAGGCAGCACCACCACCGATAAGCTGACTGACAAAGACGTTCCCACAGGGCAGGGGGGCTTTGCCAGGGATTATGTTCTGGAGTTGAAGGAGGGCAGCCAATTGGCGATCGACCTCACTTCCGATAACTTTGACTCGATTGTGACGCTGATTGGTAGTGATGGAGCTACGATCGCCGAGAACGATGACGGTCCCGATGGCAGCACTAACTCACTGCTGTTTACCCGGATCACGAAATCAGGTACCTATTACATCCGGGTGCGTGCCTTTGGGGAAGTCGCAGGGGGAAATTTCAGATTAAAGGTGACGCTGTTAAAGCCTGTCGCAGGTGAGAAATAA